A portion of the Candidatus Sysuiplasma jiujiangense genome contains these proteins:
- a CDS encoding translation initiation factor IF-2 subunit beta — protein MTDSQDALNYRELLKRAKSEMPEAISSGERFQIPEPDLIAEGKSSVFRNFMDIAEKLRRDPQHLLQYLLREMGTAGTLEGRRAVFKSKLNPMQVDEKLKEYTDVFVICSECGRPDTRMVKEGRILLLECEACGAKRPVHVKKTVKAEEDNSLKEGSVLEVRIEDVGSRGDGVARLDRYIIYIPGAQKGSTVKIRIGKMSGTIAFANIVQ, from the coding sequence ATGACCGATTCGCAGGACGCGTTGAATTACAGGGAACTGCTCAAGAGGGCAAAGAGCGAAATGCCTGAGGCGATTTCAAGCGGCGAGAGGTTCCAGATCCCGGAGCCTGATCTGATTGCCGAGGGGAAGAGTTCGGTATTCAGGAATTTCATGGACATAGCGGAAAAGCTGAGGAGGGATCCGCAGCATCTCCTGCAGTATCTGCTGCGCGAAATGGGGACAGCAGGTACGCTCGAGGGACGACGCGCCGTGTTCAAGTCAAAGCTGAATCCAATGCAGGTCGACGAGAAGCTCAAGGAATACACGGACGTTTTCGTAATATGTTCTGAATGCGGAAGACCGGACACTAGGATGGTAAAGGAAGGAAGGATACTCCTGCTTGAATGCGAGGCTTGCGGCGCGAAGAGGCCGGTGCATGTCAAGAAGACAGTTAAGGCGGAAGAGGACAATTCGCTGAAGGAGGGTTCCGTGCTCGAGGTGAGGATTGAGGATGTCGGTTCGAGGGGAGACGGCGTTGCGCGCCTGGACAGGTACATCATATACATTCCCGGGGCACAGAAAGGTTCCACGGTGAAGATCAGGATAGGAAAGATGAGCGGCACGATTGCATTTGCAAACATAGTGCAGTAA